A part of Myxococcus landrumus genomic DNA contains:
- a CDS encoding WS/DGAT/MGAT family O-acyltransferase, with protein sequence MATQERMASVDALWFHMETPANLMMITVVLGFEGRLDFERLRTLVITRLLERYPRFRQRVVLGRLGAPHWEDAEDFDLDAHLVRLQVPAPGDRAAQEALVSQWMSTPLERSRPLWQVHVLEGAEGGDVLLARLHHCISDGIALARVLLTLTDGEGGQAVAPEPVWERPRSSPEAGLGRWVRGALAVAGTARTVFRKGAELAAEPILAGDLMRQGALGAAALGKLMVIPPDPRTPLRGTLGPQKRAAWSTPISLERVKLAGQALGGTVNDVLLAVLSGALRRYLMARDVPPEDMHALVPVNLRPLDEPVPRELGNRFGVVFLRLPLHAETPRRRLREVARRMAAVKKSPEAVVTFSALELLGYTPAPLERMVVDVVGSKASLVATNVPGPRQPVSLAGVRLRELTFWVPQAAQLGVGVSLFSYAGQVTVGVAADVLRVPDPRVLIQDFHDELEALMGEAATAVEA encoded by the coding sequence ATGGCGACGCAGGAGCGGATGGCGAGCGTGGACGCGCTCTGGTTCCACATGGAGACGCCCGCCAATCTGATGATGATTACCGTCGTGCTGGGCTTCGAGGGCCGGCTCGACTTCGAGCGCCTGCGCACCCTGGTCATCACGCGACTGCTGGAGCGCTATCCGCGCTTCCGCCAGCGGGTGGTGCTGGGGCGGTTGGGGGCGCCGCACTGGGAGGACGCGGAGGACTTCGACCTCGACGCGCACCTGGTCCGTCTCCAAGTCCCCGCTCCGGGAGATCGCGCCGCGCAGGAGGCGCTGGTGAGCCAGTGGATGAGCACGCCGCTGGAGCGCTCGCGCCCGCTGTGGCAGGTCCACGTGCTCGAAGGCGCCGAGGGCGGCGATGTGCTGCTGGCCCGGCTGCACCACTGCATCTCCGATGGCATCGCCCTGGCGCGCGTGCTGCTCACGCTCACCGATGGGGAAGGGGGGCAGGCGGTGGCGCCCGAGCCTGTGTGGGAGCGTCCGAGGTCATCACCGGAGGCGGGCCTGGGGCGGTGGGTGCGCGGGGCCCTCGCGGTGGCGGGCACGGCGCGGACGGTGTTTCGCAAGGGCGCGGAGCTCGCTGCCGAGCCCATCCTGGCCGGAGACCTGATGCGGCAGGGCGCGCTGGGCGCGGCGGCGCTGGGGAAGTTGATGGTGATTCCGCCGGACCCTCGCACGCCCCTGCGCGGCACGCTGGGGCCACAGAAGCGCGCCGCGTGGTCCACGCCCATCTCGCTGGAGCGGGTGAAGCTTGCGGGCCAGGCCCTGGGCGGGACGGTCAACGACGTGCTGCTCGCGGTGCTCTCGGGGGCACTGCGGCGCTACCTGATGGCTCGCGACGTGCCTCCCGAGGACATGCATGCGCTGGTGCCGGTGAACCTCCGCCCGCTCGACGAGCCCGTGCCTCGCGAGCTGGGCAACCGCTTCGGCGTGGTGTTCCTGCGGTTGCCGCTGCACGCGGAGACGCCGCGGCGTCGGCTGCGTGAGGTGGCCCGGCGCATGGCGGCGGTGAAGAAGTCACCCGAGGCCGTGGTGACGTTCAGCGCGCTGGAGCTCTTGGGCTACACGCCCGCGCCCCTCGAGCGGATGGTGGTGGATGTCGTCGGCTCGAAGGCGTCGCTGGTGGCGACGAATGTGCCCGGTCCTCGTCAGCCCGTGTCCCTGGCGGGTGTGCGGCTGCGCGAGCTCACGTTCTGGGTGCCCCAGGCGGCGCAGCTCGGCGTGGGGGTGAGCCTCTTCAGCTACGCGGGACAGGTGACGGTGGGCGTGGCCGCGGATGTCCTTCGCGTGCCGGACCCTCGCGTGCTCATCCAGGACTTCCACGACGAGCTGGAGGCACTGATGGGCGAGGCGGCGACCGCCGTGGAGGCGTGA